In one window of Saccharomyces paradoxus chromosome VII, complete sequence DNA:
- the MSM1 gene encoding methionine--tRNA ligase MSM1 (Mitochondrial methionyl-tRNA synthetase (MetRS)~similar to YGR171C) → MQCRLIAHHLYPRVSHVTTPIFYPNAKPHLGHLYSSLLSDVHHRWQLLKGNVSFFTTGTDEHGLKIQCASETNGFDQPKKFVDKLYLEFVQLDKIYDINYTRFIRTTDPDHIENVRKLWELCLKNGFIYMGEHKGWYSISDETFYPESKVIKDPKNDNKYLNTESNNEVVYQSETNYFFKLSLFHKKIVDHIRKNPDFIFPASKRDQILKELETGGTLTDLSISRPSARLKWGIPTPNDSSQKVYVWFDALCNYLSSIGGISSILSDATEVVSKHYSSKSNHKTQLVIPYPKEVLQNTTHVIGKDIAKFHTVYWPSFLLAAGLPLPKQIVVHGHWLCNGMKMSKSLGNVVDPIVMARYYGADIVRWFLLENSKLEEDGDFQEAKLYETRELLVSKWGNLINRCCGSKFNIERAVMKFSNKVNLQFQEIFQNEPIVSQQIENLVELLNRSQEIFDEKIAIFQYPQLLKHVWGIINDANTLVQNSKPWERDMDQQDAIIFLAMETSRILSILCQSIIPSLSQSFLDRLDVLKEKRTINYAKLGSDKTYGKLSNKKGREVPLKKIPFRLLEE, encoded by the coding sequence ATGCAATGCAGATTAATTGCACATCACTTATACCCTAGGGTCTCCCACGTAACGACGCCAATTTTCTATCCCAATGCTAAACCACATCTTGGTCACCTTTACTCCAGTTTATTAAGCGACGTTCACCATCGATGGCAACTATTGAAAGGAAATGTATCCTTCTTTACTACAGGTACTGATGAACATGGACTGAAGATCCAATGTGCTAGTGAAACCAACGGGTTCGATCAACCTAAAAAGTTCGTTGATAAGCTATACCTGGAGTTTGTTCAATTGGATAAAATATATGACATTAACTATACAAGATTTATAAGAACTACGGATCCTGATCACATTGAAAACGTGAGAAAACTGTGGGAActttgtttgaaaaatggctTTATTTACATGGGTGAACATAAGGGTTGGTATTCGATTTCTGACGAAACATTCTATCCTGAATCCAAGGTTATCAAAGACCctaaaaatgataataagTACTTGAACACTGAATCGAATAACGAAGTAGTTTATCAGTCAGAGAcaaattatttttttaagttATCCTTATTTCACAAGAAAATAGTTGACCACATAAGAAAGAATCcagatttcatttttcctGCTTCTAAAAGAGATCAAATTCTAAAAGAATTAGAAACAGGCGGAACATTAACAGATTTGTCGATCTCGAGACCCTCTGCGAGACTTAAATGGGGTATACCGACTCCTAATGATTCGTCGCAAAAAGTTTATGTGTGGTTTGATGCCCTATGTAACTATCTTTCCTCCATCGGTGGAATATCTTCCATATTGAGTGATGCTACTGAAGTAGTTTCGAAACATTATAGCAGTAAATCAAATCACAAAACCCAATTGGTGATACCATACCCTAAAGAAGTGCTGCAGAATACAACTCACGTGATAGGAAAGGATATCGCCAAATTTCATACCGTATATTggccttcttttttactGGCAGCTGGATTGCCTTTACCAAAGCAAATTGTTGTCCATGGACACTGGCTCTGCAATGGGATGAAGATGTCAAAGAGTTTGGGTAACGTTGTAGATCCGATTGTTATGGCACGTTATTATGGCGCCGATATTGTGCGTTGGTTCTTGTTAGAAAATTCTAAACTGGAAGAGGATGGCGACTTTCAAGAAGCCAAATTATACGAGACAAGAGAACTTTTGGTCTCCAAATGGGGCAATCTGATTAATAGATGTTGTGGCTCAAAGTTCAATATTGAAAGAGCTGTtatgaaattttctaaCAAGGTAAACTTGCAATTTCAGGAGATCTTCCAAAATGAACCAATAGTTTCTCAACAAATTGAGAATCTGGTTGAATTGCTGAACAGATCACAAGAAATTTTCGATGAAAAGATAGCCATATTCCAGTACCCTCAACTGCTAAAGCATGTTTGGGGTATAATCAATGATGCGAATACTTTGGTTCAAAATAGTAAGCCTTGGGAGAGGGATATGGATCAACAAGAtgctataatatttttggcCATGGAAACGTCCAGAATTCTCTCCATTCTATGCCAATCTATTATCCCATCTCTCTCACAAAGTTTCCTAGATCGTCTCGATGTTTTGAAGGAGAAAAGGACCATAAACTACGCTAAGTTGGGATCCGACAAAACGTATGGAAAGCTATCTAATAAGAAAGGCCGAGAAGTaccattgaagaaaataccgTTTAGGTTATTGGAGGAATAG
- the YIP1 gene encoding transporter YIP1 (Integral membrane protein~similar to YGR172C), with protein sequence MSFYNTSNNANNSGGFYQPSAQFAVPQGSMSFQNTVGSTNTGNDNNLGVAPDPLPVGILHALSTKGYAHEPPLLEEIGINFDHIITKTKMVLIPIRFGSGVPQEILNDSDLAGPLIFFLLFGLFLLMAGKVHFGYIYGVALFGTISLHNLSKLMSNNDTSMQTNLQFFNTASILGYCFLPLCFLSLLGIFHGLNNTTGYVVSVLFVIWSTWTSSGFLNSLLQLQNARLLIAYPLLIFYSVFALMVIFV encoded by the coding sequence ATGTCTTTTTACAACACTAGTAACAATGCTAATAATAGCGGCGGCTTTTATCAACCTTCCGCACAGTTTGCTGTTCCTCAAGGGTCTAtgagttttcaaaatactGTAGGTTCAACTAATACTGGAAACGATAACAATTTGGGTGTTGCCCCCGATCCTTTGCCTGTAGGTATTTTACATGCTCTTTCTACAAAGGGATATGCACATGAACCTCCattattagaagaaattggaATTAATTTCGATCATATCATAACGAAAACTAAAATGGTTCTTATACCAATACGTTTTGGTAGTGGTGTGCcacaagaaattttaaatgatTCGGATTTGGCTGGGCCtttgatattctttttgttatttggtctttttctattgatGGCTGGAAAAGTTCATTTtggatatatatatggtGTCGCTTTGTTTGGTACCATTTCTTTGCATAATTTATCGAAATTAATGAGCAATAACGATACTTCCATGCAAACGAACCTACAATTCTTTAATACAGCATCCATCTTAGGGTACTGCTTTTTGCCTTtatgttttctttctttactAGGCATTTTCCATGGTTTGAACAACACTACAGGTTATGTTGTATCAGTACTATTTGTGATTTGGAGCACTTGGACGTCATCTGGATTTTTAAATTCCCTGCTGCAATTGCAAAACGCAAGATTGTTAATTGCCTACCCActcttaattttttacagTGTTTTTGCCCTCATGGTAATTTTTGTCTAA
- the RBG2 gene encoding Rbg2p (Protein with a role in translation~similar to YGR173W), with protein sequence MGIIDKIKAIEEEMARTQKNKATEHHLGLLKGKLARYRQQLLADEAGSGGGGGSGFEVAKSGDARVVLIGYPSVGKSSLLGKITTTKSEIAHYAFTTLTSVPGVLKYQGAEIQIVDLPGIIYGASQGKGRGRQVVATARTADLVLMVLDATKSEHQRASLEKELENVGIRLNKEKPNIYYKKKETGGVKVTFTSPPKTNLTEQAIKMILRDYRIHNAEVLVRDDECTIDDFIDVINEQHRNYVKCLYVYNKIDAVSLEEVDKLAREPNTVVMSCEMDLGIQDVVEEIWYQLNLSRVYTKKRGVRPVFDDPLVVRNNSTIGDLCHGIHRDFKDKFKYALVWGSSAKHSPQKCGLNHRIDDEDVVSLFAK encoded by the coding sequence ATGGGTATTATCGACAAGATCAAAGccattgaagaagaaatggcCAGGACCCAAAAGAATAAGGCCACAGAACATCATCTGGGTCTTTTGAAGGGTAAATTGGCTAGATATAGGCAACAACTGCTAGCTGATGAAGCTGGTAGTGGCGGTGGAGGGGGATCTGGTTTTGAAGTGGCAAAATCAGGTGACGCCAGAGTTGTTCTAATAGGTTACCCCTCCGTTGGTAAATCCTCCTTATTAGGTAAAATTACTACCACTAAATCTGAGATTGCTCATTATGCTTTCACGACATTAACATCCGTCCCTGGTGTATTGAAATACCAAGGCGctgaaattcaaattgtGGATCTTCCAGGTATTATTTATGGTGCTTCGCAAGGTAAAGGTCGTGGTAGGCAAGTTGTTGCCACGGCAAGAACTGCCGACCTAGTATTAATGGTTTTAGATGCTACGAAAAGTGAACATCAACGAGCATCTTTGGAGAAGGAGTTGGAAAATGTAGGGATCAGGTTAAATAAGGAGAAACCAAATATTTActataagaaaaaggaaactggTGGCGTCAAAGTTACATTCACCTCCCCTCCAAAGACCAATCTAACCGAACAAGCAATCAAAATGATTTTGAGAGATTATCGTATCCATAATGCAGAAGTTCTAGTAAGAGATGATGAATGTACAATTGATGACTTTATTGATGTTATTAACGAACAACATAGAAATTATGTCAAATGTCTTTATGTGTATAATAAGATAGATGCGGTATCATTAGAAGAGGTGGATAAACTTGCCAGAGAACCGAACACTGTCGTTATGTCCTGTGAAATGGATTTGGGAATACAAGACGtcgttgaagaaatttggTACCAACTGAACCTGAGTCGTGTATATACAAAGAAGAGAGGTGTTAGACCGGTATTTGATGATCCTCTTGTGGTGAGGAATAATTCTACTATTGGCGACCTATGTCATGGTATCCACAGAGATTTCAAAGATAAGTTCAAATATGCATTGGTCTGGGGTTCTTCTGCTAAACATTCTCCTCAGAAGTGCGGGTTAAACCACAGGatcgatgatgaagatgtagtttctttatttgCGAAATGA
- the CBP4 gene encoding Cbp4p (Mitochondrial protein required for assembly of cytochrome bc1 complex~similar to YGR174C): MERPLWVRWLKVYAIGGAIIGSGFLLFKYTTPTDQQLISQLSPELRLQYERERKLRQSEQQALMKIVKETSQSDDPIWKTGPLQSPWERNGDNVQSRDHFAKVRAEEVQKEELARIRNELSQLRSETEKKTKEIVQDKQGKSWWRFW; encoded by the coding sequence ATGGAAAGACCATTGTGGGTACGTTGGTTGAAAGTTTATGCAATTGGTGGCGCCATCATTGGAAGTGGTTTTCTACTTTTTAAGTATACAACGCCAACTGATCAACAATTAATCAGCCAGCTTTCCCCAGAATTACGTTTACAATATGAGAGAGAGAGAAAGCTACGTCAGTCAGAGCAGCAGGCTTTAATGAAGATTGTTAAAGAAACTTCTCAAAGTGACGATCCTATTTGGAAGACGGGTCCCCTTCAATCACCATGGGAAAGGAATGGCGATAACGTTCAAAGCAGGGACCATTTTGCTAAAGTAAGGGCAGAGGAGGTTCAAAAGGAAGAGTTAGCTAGAATTAGAAATGAATTGTCTCAGCTGAGATCTGAAACcgagaagaaaacaaaggaaataGTCCAGGATAAGCAAGGTAAAAGTTGGTGGCGCTTCTGGTAG
- the ERG1 gene encoding squalene monooxygenase (Squalene epoxidase~similar to YGR175C), protein MSAVNVAPELINADNTITYDAIVIGAGVIGPCVATGLARKGKKVLIVERDWAMPDRIVGELMQPGGVRALRSLGMVQSINNIEAYPVTGYSVFFNGEQVDIPYPYKADIPKVEKLKDLVKDGNDKVLEDSTIHIKDYEDDERERGVAFVHGRFLNNLRNITAQEPNVTRVQGNCIEILKDEKNEVVGAKVDIDGRGKVEFKAHLTFVCDGIFSRFRKELHPDHVPTVGSSFVGMSLFNAKNPAPMHGHVILGSGHMPILVYQISPEETRILCAYNSPKVPADIKSWMIKDVQPFIPKSLRPSFDEAVSQGKFRAMPNSYLPARQNDVTGMCVIGDALNMRHPLTGGGMTVGLHDVVLLIKKIGDLDFSDREKVLDELLDYHFERKSYDSVINVLSVALYSLFAADSDNLKALQKGCFKYFQRGGDCVNKPVEFLSGVLPKPLQLTRVFFAVAFYTIYLNMEERGFLGLPMALLEGIMILITAIRVFTPFLFGELIG, encoded by the coding sequence ATGTCTGCTGTTAACGTTGCACCTGAATTGATTAATGCCGACAACACAATTACCTACGATGCGATTGTCATCGGTGCTGGTGTTATCGGTCCATGTGTTGCTACTGGTCTAGCAAGAAAGGGTAAGAAAGTCCTTATCGTAGAACGTGACTGGGCTATGCCTGATAGAATTGTTGGTGAATTGATGCAACCAGGTGGTGTTAGAGCATTGAGAAGCCTGGGTATGGTTCAATCTATCAACAACATCGAAGCGTACCCTGTTACCGGTTActctgttttttttaacgGCGAACAAGTTGATATTCCATACCCTTACAAGGCTGATATCCctaaagttgaaaaattgaaggaCTTGGTCAAGGATGGTAATGACAAGGTCTTGGAGGACAGCACCATTCACATCAAGGATTacgaagatgatgaaaggGAAAGGGGTGTTGCTTTTGTTCACGGTAGATTCTTGAACAACTTGAGAAACATTACTGCTCAAGAGCCCAATGTCACCAGAGTACAAGGTAACtgtattgaaattttgaaagacgAAAAGAACGAGGTTGTGGGTGCTAAAGTTGACATCGATGGCCGCGGTAAGGTGGAATTCAAGGCTCACTTGACATTTGTTTGCGACGGTATCTTTTCTCGTTTCAGAAAGGAATTGCATCCAGACCATGTCCCAACTGTCGGTTCTTCGTTTGTTGGAATGTCTTTGTTCAATGCTAAGAACCCTGCTCCTATGCACGGTCACGTTATCCTTGGTAGTGGACATATGCCAATCTTGGTTTATCAAATCAGCCcagaagaaacaagaatCCTCTGTGCTTACAACTCTCCAAAGGTTCCCGCTGATATCAAGAGTTGGATGATCAAGGATGTCCAACCCTTCATTCCAAAGAGTCTACGTCCTTCATTTGACGAAGCCGTCAGCCAAGGTAAATTTAGAGCTATGCCAAACTCCTACTTGCCAGCCAGACAAAACGACGTCACGGGTATGTGCGTTATCGGAGATGCCCTAAATATGAGACACCCATTGACCGGTGGTGGTATGACCGTTGGTTTGCACGATGTTGTCTTGCTGATTAAGAAAATTGGTGACCTAGATTTCAGTGACCGTGAGAAGGTTTTGGATGAATTACTAGACTACCATTTCGAAAGAAAGAGTTACGATTCTGTTATTAACGTCTTATCAGTGGCTTTGTACTCTCTATTCGCTGCTGATAGCGATAACTTAAAGGCACTACAAAAGGGttgtttcaaatatttccaAAGAGGTGGCGACTGTGTCAACAAACCTGTTGAATTTTTGTCTGGTGTCTTGCCAAAGCCTTTGCAATTGACCAGAGTCTTCTTCGCCGTCGCTTTTTACACCATTTACTTGAACATGGAAGAACGTGGTTTCTTGGGATTGCCAATGGCTTTATTGGAAGGTATTATGATCTTGATCACAGCTATTAGAGTATTCACTCCATTTTTGTTTGGTGAATTGATTGGTTAA
- the ATF2 gene encoding alcohol O-acetyltransferase (Alcohol acetyltransferase~similar to YGR177C), with the protein MEDIEGYEPHITQELIDRGHARRMGHLENYFAVLNRQNMYSNFTVYAELNKGVTKGRLKLALRLLLQKYPILAHTIIPKRYPHHEAYYSSEEYLGKPFPQHDFIKVISRLEVDDLIMNNQPEYREVMEKISEQFKKDDFKVTGKLIELITPVVIPLGNPKRPNWRLICLPGGDTNGYETWTNFVYVTNHCGSDGVSGTFFFKDLALLFCKIEERGFDYDEQLIENNVVIDYDEDYTEISKFPKPITDRIDYKPALTSLPKFFLTTFMYEHCNFKTSSESTVTARYSPSTNANASYNYLLHFPTKEVEQIRAEIKKKVHSGCTLTPFIQACFFVALYRLDRLFTKSLLEYGFDVAIPSSARRFLPNDEELRDAYKYGSNVGGSHYAYLISSFNIPEGDNDKFWSLVEYYNDCFLKSYDNGDHLIGLGILQLDFIVQNKNIDNLLATSYLHQQRGGAIISNTGLVLQDTTKPYYIRDLIFSQSAGALRFAFGLNVCSTNVNGMNIDMSVVQGTLRDRGEWESFCKLFYQTIGEFASL; encoded by the coding sequence ATGGAAGATATAGAAGGATACGAACCACACATCACTCAAGAGTTGATAGACCGTGGGCATGCAAGACGTATGGGCCACTTGGAAAACTATTTTGCTGTTTTAAATAGGCAAAATATGTACTCAAATTTTACTGTTTACGCGGAATTGAATAAAGGTGTCACCAAGGGACGATTAAAGCTTGCCTTGAGATTACTTCTCCAAAAATATCCAATTCTTGCGCATACAATAATTCCTAAAAGGTACCCTCATCATGAAGCGTATTACTCTAGCGAAGAGTACCTTGGTAAACCTTTTCCTCAGCATGATTTCATAAAGGTGATTTCTCGTCTTGAAGTCGATGATTTGATTATGAATAATCAACCAGAATACAGAGAAGTCATGGAGAAAATCTCAGAACAGTTCAAAAAGGATGATTTCAAAGTCACAGGTAAATTAATCGAATTGATTACCCCTGTAGTCATACCTCTGGGTAATCCGAAAAGGCCTAATTGGAGGTTGATCTGTTTACCAGGTGGGGATACTAATGGATACGAAACATGGACAAACTTCGTTTATGTCACTAACCATTGTGGCTCCGACGGTGTTAGTggaacattttttttcaaagatttagCTCTACTCTTCTGCAAAATCGAAGAAAGGGGTTTTGATTATGATGAACAGCTCATCGAAAATAACGTCGTCATTGACTATGATGAAGACTACACGgaaatttctaaatttccaaaaccaATTACAGATCGAATTGACTACAAGCCTGCATTGACTTCGTTACCCAAATTCTTCTTGACAACCTTCATGTATGAGCACTGTAATTTTAAAACCTCCAGCGAATCTACAGTCACAGCCAGATATAGTCCGTCCACTAACGCTAACGCTAGTTACAATTACCTGTTGCATTTCCCTACTAAGGAAGTAGAACAAATAAGAGCTgagatcaaaaaaaaagttcacAGTGGATGCACCCTAACACCATTTATTCAAGCCTGTTTTTTTGTAGCCCTCTATAGACTAGATCGGTTGTTCACAAAATCACTCCTCGAGTATGGGTTCGATGTAGCTATCCCAAGCAGTGCAAGGAGGTTTTTACCAAACGATGAAGAGTTAAGAGATGCCTATAAATACGGCTCTAACGTTGGAGGCTCACATTATGCCTATCTAATCTCCTCATTCAACATTCCCGAAGGTGATAACGACAAGTTTTGGAGTCTTGTCGAATACTACAACGACTGTTTTTTAAAATCGTACGACAACGGTGATCACTTGATTGGCCTAGGAATTCTACAACTCGATTTCATCGTtcaaaacaagaatataGACAATCTGCTTGCTACTTCTTACTTACACCAACAAAGAGGCGGTGCAATCATCAGTAATACAGGGCTTGTCTTGCAAGATACGACCAAGCCGTACTACATTCGGGATTTAATCTTCTCGCAGTCTGCAGGCGCCTTAAGATTTGCATTCGGCCTAAACGTCTGCTCCACAAACGTGAATGGTATGAACATAGACATGAGCGTGGTTCAGGGCACTCTACGGGATCGTGGCGAATGGGAATCGTTCTGCAAGCTTTTTTACCAAACCATCGGCGAATTTGCGTCGCTTTGA
- the PBP1 gene encoding Pbp1p (Component of glucose deprivation induced stress granules~similar to YGR178C), protein MKGNFRKRDSSTNSRKGGNSDNNYTNGGVPNQNNSSMFYENPEITRNFDDRQDYLLANSLGSDVTVTVTSGVRYTGLLVSCNLESTNGIDVVLRFPKVADSGVSDSADGLAKTLGETLLVHGEDVAELELKNIDLSLDEKWENSKVQEAASARANIEKERVNEESNEGTKFRTDVDISGSGREIKERKLEKWTPEEGTEHFDINKGKALEDDSTSWDQFAVNEKKFGVKSTFDEHLYTTKINKDDPNYSKRLQEAERIAKEIESQGTSGNIHIAEDRGIIIDDSGLDEEDLYSGVDRRGDELLAALKSNSKPNANKGNRYVPPTLRQQPHHMDPAIISSSNSNNNENAVTTDISTSAAAEVTEEKVSQKTSKNKKSLSSKEAQIEELKKFSEKFKVPYDMPKDMPEVLKRSNSALKSNSSLPPKPISKTPSAKTVSPTTQVSAGKSESRRSGSNMSQGQSSTGHATRSSTSSRRRNHGSFFGAKNPHTNDAKRVLFGKSFNMFIKSKEAHDEKKKGVDAPENMEPFFIEKPYFTAPTWLNTIEESYKTFFPDEDTAIQEAQTKFQQRQLNSMGNGAPGMNPNMGMNMGGMMGFPMGGPSASPNPMMNGFAAGSMGMYMPFQPQPMFYHPSMPQMMPVMGSNGAEEGGGNISPHVPTGFMAAGPGAPMGAFGYPGGMPFQGMMASGPSGMPANGSAMHSHGHNRNYHQTSHHGHHNNSTSGHK, encoded by the coding sequence ATGAAGGGAAACTTTAGGAAAAGAGATAGCTCTACAAACTCAAGAAAGGGTGGTAATTCTGACAACAATTATACGAATGGAGGTGTCCCTAATCAGAACAACAGTTCAATGTTCTATGAAAACCCTGAAATTACGAGAAACTTTGATGACCGTCAAGATTATTTGTTAGCCAATAGTTTAGGCTCCGACGTCACGGTAACTGTTACTTCTGGTGTGAGATATACCGGTTTATTGGTGTCCTGTAATTTGGAATCTACTAATGGTATCGATGTTGTCTTAAGATTTCCCAAAGTTGCTGATTCAGGAGTTAGTGATTCTGCGGATGGCTTGGCTAAAACCTTGGGGGAAACCTTGCTGGTTCACGGCGAAGATGTCGCTGAGTTGGAACTGAAGAATATCGATTTGTCTCTTGATGAGAAATGGGAAAATTCCAAAGTTCAAGAGGCAGCATCCGCCAGAGcaaatattgaaaaggagAGGGTCAATGAGGAATCGAATGAAGGTACGAAATTCAGGACCGATGTTGATATCTCTGGTTCTGGCAGAGAAATCAAAGAGCGTAAGTTAGAAAAATGGACACCCGAAGAAGGTACGGAACATTTCGACATCAACAAGGGTAAAGCTTTAGAAGACGATTCTACAAGTTGGGATCAATTTGCTGTGAACGAGAAAAAGTTTGGCGTAAAGTCAACCTTTGATGAGCATTTGTATACAACAAAGATTAACAAGGATGACCCAAATTACAGTAAGAGATTGCAAGAAGCCGAAAGAATTGCCAAGGAAATTGAGTCGCAAGGAACCTCCGGTAATATTCATATTGCGGAAGACAGAGGTATTATAATTGATGATTCTGGCctagatgaagaagatttatACTCTGGTGTTGACAGAAGAGGCGATGAGCTGTTGGCCGCTTTGAAAAGCAACTCCAAGCCTAATGCGAACAAGGGCAATAGGTACGTCCCACCCACCTTAAGACAGCAACCTCATCACATGGATCCAGCAATTATATCTTCCAGTAATTCtaacaataatgaaaacGCTGTTACCACTGATATCTCCACTTCTGCAGCAGCGGAAGTAACAGAGGAAAAAGTCTCACAAAAGACTTCcaagaataagaaaagtttGAGTAGCAAAGAGGCCCAAATCGAGgagctgaaaaaattttccgaaaaattcaaagttCCATATGATATGCCAAAGGATATGCCAGAAGTTCTAAAAAGGTCAAACTCCGCTTTGAAATCTAATTCTTCGTTGCCTCCAAAACCGATCAGCAAAACCCCTTCCGCCAAGACTGTTTCTCCTACTACACAGGTTTCGGCAGGAAAATCCGAATCTAGAAGAAGTGGTAGTAACATGTCTCAAGGCCAGTCATCTACCGGTCACGCCACAAGGTCTAGCACTTCATCGAGAAGACGTAATCATGGCTCCTTTTTCGGTGCCAAGAACCCTCATACTAATGACGCCAAGAGAGTGTTGTTCGGAAAAAGCTTTAATATGTTCATTAAATCCAAAGAGGCACACGatgagaagaagaaaggcGTTGATGCGCCCGAGAATATGGAACcattctttattgaaaaacctTATTTTACTGCGCCAACTTGGCTAAATACAATTGAAGAATCGTACAAGACATTTTTCCCAGACGAGGATACAGCCATTCAAGAAGCTCAAACCAAGTTCCAACAACGCCAATTGAACTCTATGGGCAATGGCGCACCTGGTATGAACCCAAATATGGGCATGAATATGGGAGGGATGATGGGATTCCCTATGGGAGGTCCATCGGCATCACCAAACCCTATGATGAATGGCTTTGCTGCGGGGTCAATGGGTATGTACATGCCATTCCAGCCCCAACCAATGTTTTATCATCCATCAATGCCTCAAATGATGCCAGTTATGGGTAGCAATGGGGCTGAAGAAGGAGGAGGAAACATTTCGCCCCATGTGCCTACAGGTTTTATGGCAGCTGGCCCCGGCGCTCCTATGGGTGCCTTCGGATATCCAGGGGGGATGCCCTTCCAAGGAATGATGGCATCAGGTCCATCTGGCATGCCAGCAAATGGGTCGGCAATGCACAGTCATGGTCACAACAGAAATTACCATCAGACTAGCCACCATGGTCACCATAATAACAGTACTAGTGGCCACAAATAG
- the OKP1 gene encoding Okp1p (Outer kinetochore protein required for accurate chromosome segregation~similar to YGR179C) — MGADRDNFLQDIENDSISNDQAMDSSPNGNASESDSSILMNVNDIKTLRLDVAPESKSAQSKKSLFYENSDDAEEGEIEDHRNGEEGQRHHEGSKQLRFEVGKESISQVQPHLSDGSATSEEGSARPWEFRKVIQAEYRERLPRNYELKHWKKPSKIMIESILRLLETNTVSALDSVFKKYEEELSQMTHGDNNEVERIYSKKERLLEIILTKINKKLRQAKFPSRISERDLDIEYIYSKRQFIQNRYSQELQNCERLEANLSRERKLLEETRKLCRNLKTNNKKRLTEKLIQKDLHPVLNKAMEYSYGLESANGFAGPEGQVTFKNDSNELNLMLNDPIKSATDVRLDKKEVLSLLPSLQEYTKKSKELKVTMDQMISNSHEQEIKEVLVPPHQAHHDETEEDIHER; from the coding sequence ATGGGAGCTGATAGagataattttttgcagGATATTGAAAACGATTCAATTAGCAATGATCAGGCTATGGATTCATCACCCAACGGAAATGCCTCTGAAAGCGATAGCAGCATTCTTATGAACGTGAATGATATTAAAACTTTGCGTTTGGACGTGGCACCAGAATCTAAAAGCGCTCAATCGAAGAAATCGCTTTTTTATGAAAACTCTGATGACGCTGAAGAGGGAGAAATAGAAGACCACAGGAACGGAGAAGAGGGACAACGTCACCATGAAGGATCTAAACAACTCCGATTTGAGGTTGGCAAGGAGAGTATAAGTCAAGTGCAGCCCCACCTATCGGATGGAAGCGCGACAAGTGAAGAAGGTAGCGCACGGCCTTGGGAATTCAGAAAGGTGATACAGGCTGAGTATAGAGAAAGGTTGCCGCGCAATTACGAGTTAAAGCATTGGAAAAAGCCTTCTAAAATAATGATAGAATCCATACTTCGTTTATTAGAGACTAACACTGTAAGTGCCCTTGATTCcgtcttcaaaaaatacgaaGAGGAATTGAGCCAAATGACACATGGCGATAATAATGAAGTTGAAAGGATCTATTCCAAAAAGGAGCGCTTGCTTGAAATAATCCTgacaaaaataaacaagaagCTAAGGCAGGCGAAATTCCCCTCCAGGATATCGGAAAGGGACCTGGATATTGAGTATATCTATTCCAAGAGACAATTTATTCAAAACCGCTATTCACAAGAACTACAAAACTGTGAGAGATTGGAAGCAAATCTTTCACGTGAGCGAAAACTTTTGGAAGAAACCAGGAAGCTGTGCaggaatttgaaaacaaacaatAAGAAGCGGCTTACTGAGAAGCTAATACAAAAAGATCTTCATCCAGTACTTAATAAAGCTATGGAATATTCATATGGCTTAGAATCTGCTAACGGGTTTGCAGGCCCAGAGGGCCAAGTaacttttaaaaatgataGCAACGAACTGAACTTGATGCTGAATGACCCCATCAAAAGCGCGACCGATGTGAGGCTTGACAAGAAAGAGGTGCTATCGTTGTTACCTTCTTTGCAAGAGTATacgaaaaaatcaaaggaACTTAAAGTAACCATGGATCAAATGATCTCAAACTCACACGAACAGGAAATCAAAGAGGTGTTAGTACCGCCCCACCAGGCCCATCATGACGAGACCGAAGAAGATATACATGAGCGATGA